The genomic window GTGGCGGCGATGCTTGGAAACATCGCTGCGTATTAAATACCTATGTCCGAAACTCGCTGGAGTCAAAGAGCTTTCCCCCCAGCAGCTCAGCGGAACCGCCCGACGATAGTATTTGCGCGGGTCGTGCCTGCTGTACGGTTTGCACAACATCAGGGCCGGGGGAGGCGGTTTATCCATGTCCCGTCGGAGGCCTCACTTCTCGTCGGCGTCCCCGTTGGTATACTAGGTTATTGGTGTTGCAGCCCGCCTGCTGGGGTTTGCTGCGACACTTCCCAGATTCGAAGTACCGATAGTGCTGGAGCCGATGAAGCGTCCTCGACATATTGATCAGCTGCTAAGTCAGTGGCCCTACGATCCCAGCTCGCTGTCCGTTCGCCTAGTCCAAGGGGCCGATGGACGCGAGGTGGTGCAGATGCGCGTCGACATGGGCTTGCTGCAGCTGGAAACCACCGGGCGGCCCGACGGGTCGCAACCAGAGGGCTATGATTCCTATCTCGACTATCTAAAGGCTCGCGAGTTGGAAGATGGTCATTTTTTGCTCAGCGAAGAGCAGTGCAACGAAGTCGACCGCGAATTCATGCAGATGTATCACCGGCGAATCTGTTGGCTGCGATTGGAATACTATCGCCGCGCGGTGATCGACGCGGACCACACGCTGGCCCTGATGGACATCTCCACGCGTCTGGCTCCGGATGAAGAATGGACGGCCACGCATGAGGAGTACCGGCCCTTTGTATGGTTCCAGCGGACGCAGGCGCAAGCCTTGGCAGAGCTGGAAGAGAACGGCGCTGAAGCCGCTGTACAAGCATTTAATTCCGGCCTGGAATCGATTCGCAAAATTTTCATCGAACACGAAATCGAAGAGCATTTCGAATCGGACGAGCTAGTACAGCGGCTCGCCGGATTGCGGGAATCGCTGCGCAAGGAATACCAGGTCGGCAGCACGCTGCTGGAACGTTTGGACGCAGCCGTAGCGGAAGAGAAGTACGAGTTAGCGGCTAAGCTTCGCGACGAGCTCGCTCGTCGTGACGTGATGTAGTCGCCGCCAATGTCGACCCAAACCTGGCCCGTTTCGCTGTTCCTTTCGCCGCGACTGGGCACCTCGATCTGGCTGCTGCAACTCCGCTGGATGGCCGTGCTGGGGCAGTTGATCACGGTTGCTGCCGCCTGGGGACTACTCGAATTTGGGCTGCCACTGGGGCCCTTGCTGGGCCTGATCGCCCTGACGGCCTGCACCAATCTGGGATACGGATTGTGGCTGCGAAAAATTCGGCGCCGCGCGACCGAGGGCGATTCGAGCGGTTCGGCGACCTGGAGCGGATCGCCACTGGCGGCTCATCGCGTGGCCTCCGGTTTGATGCTGCTGGACATCGGTACGCTGACGGCCATGCTGTTCTTCTCTGGGGGCGCCACCAATCCCTTCGCGCTGTTCTTTTTCGTGAACCTAGCCGTGGGCGGCGTGATCCTGCGGCCACTGTGGGCCTGGAGTTTGACGGCCCTGGCGATCCTAGGCTATTCCCTGTTGCTGCGGTACTTCTATCCGATCCCGGCGCTGACCCTCCGCGATTCTCCCCTGGAACATTCCGTCACCACGATCGGCGTCCTGGTCGCCTTTGCCACCTGTGCCATTGTGATCACGTTTTTTGTCACTCAAACCGCCGGCGAACTGACGCGCCAACAAGAACAGTTGCGCAAAGC from Roseimaritima ulvae includes these protein-coding regions:
- a CDS encoding UvrB/UvrC motif-containing protein, giving the protein MKRPRHIDQLLSQWPYDPSSLSVRLVQGADGREVVQMRVDMGLLQLETTGRPDGSQPEGYDSYLDYLKARELEDGHFLLSEEQCNEVDREFMQMYHRRICWLRLEYYRRAVIDADHTLALMDISTRLAPDEEWTATHEEYRPFVWFQRTQAQALAELEENGAEAAVQAFNSGLESIRKIFIEHEIEEHFESDELVQRLAGLRESLRKEYQVGSTLLERLDAAVAEEKYELAAKLRDELARRDVM